A single region of the Candidatus Hydrogenedentota bacterium genome encodes:
- a CDS encoding Gfo/Idh/MocA family oxidoreductase — translation GSSYAECQDMVAALVNSSPDIVTQVALQYRFYPCTMRAKQIVESGFLGKIYSFRASYLHASSADPNKPLKWKLDKEKGGGGVLYDLGSHVLDLVNFLAGPPAKIFCETHTAVAERMHPETGKMTKVETDDLALLLVRTKDGALGSVEATKIATGANDELRVEIHGEKGALRFNLMDPNWLEVYDCRDSGSPIGGDRGYKKIETVSRYPEPGGLFPAPACNVGWLRAHVACLHNFLSAIGGKAEAHLTIPGAAELQRHLDAAYKSADTGEWQVL, via the coding sequence GGCAGCAGCTACGCCGAGTGCCAGGATATGGTCGCGGCGCTGGTGAATTCCTCGCCCGACATCGTGACCCAGGTGGCACTGCAATACCGCTTCTACCCCTGCACCATGCGAGCGAAGCAGATCGTGGAGTCGGGTTTCCTCGGCAAGATCTACAGCTTCCGCGCCAGCTACCTCCACGCCAGCTCCGCTGATCCTAACAAGCCCCTGAAATGGAAGCTCGACAAAGAGAAGGGGGGCGGCGGCGTGCTGTACGACCTCGGCAGCCACGTCCTCGATCTGGTCAACTTCCTGGCCGGTCCCCCGGCGAAGATCTTCTGCGAGACCCACACGGCCGTGGCGGAGCGCATGCACCCCGAGACCGGCAAGATGACGAAGGTGGAGACGGACGACCTGGCCCTGCTGCTGGTGCGCACGAAGGACGGCGCGCTGGGCAGTGTGGAGGCCACCAAGATCGCCACCGGCGCCAACGACGAACTCCGCGTGGAGATCCACGGCGAGAAAGGGGCCCTGCGCTTCAACCTCATGGATCCCAACTGGCTCGAAGTCTACGACTGCCGCGACAGCGGCTCGCCCATCGGCGGTGATCGGGGCTACAAGAAAATCGAGACCGTGAGCCGCTACCCCGAACCAGGCGGACTCTTCCCCGCGCCCGCGTGCAACGTGGGCTGGCTGCGGGCCCACGTGGCCTGTCTCCACAACTTCCTGTCCGCGATTGGCGGCAAAGCCGAGGCCCACCTCACCATTCCCGGTGCGGCCGAACTCCAGCGCCACCTCGACGCCGCCTACAAGTCCGCCGACACCGGCGAATGGCAGGTGCTGTGA